The proteins below are encoded in one region of Belonocnema kinseyi isolate 2016_QV_RU_SX_M_011 chromosome 1, B_treatae_v1, whole genome shotgun sequence:
- the LOC117167096 gene encoding neutral and basic amino acid transport protein rBAT-like isoform X6, producing MLRHCQRVSRHNHFYNQENGGKPPLVGIQLVVPKPPKNYRFTNWNWPLIRKTCFWSMMSILAGCAALVIGVIITMPKKCDPPVEWWQGSLFYEIFPASYQDDIEINDGIGDLPGISNRLDYLHDLGVQGVRLNSIFPAPHYPEYYFDVTNLTNLNEHLGKMQDFDHLVKEIHARNMTLILDLPLYPLIKDLNESKSNRSEPVLMQSRKVLPDVIPSTPQTSLEVMGNFLTSKKVLAYTISDEDDSISSVIRFWIRKGVDGFYLKGLEHYVNEESFPEKLRFWKSITGSNRILICNIKALNEAKKDEAKNAILLSADLVDVTVRVSNGTEDIKAQINQVLDSVLFEKLEYPWVQWSVGNIDTKRVASTLSVSNASVAVTLMAMMLPGTPSIFYGDEKGILDCNCSDHADLEHVHHLSPMHWEAKDKLKNELNNRFSNHAFPWLSETNVSIESSLEGAIKNMTCLRKVTPSIYVKASIKNNKIKASCEIRYTKDELIVIERKYHRRNSYVFVANLGNKTQTKDLSHLYYGGHVVIGPKHKLGQEVFFKELNIPPGEAFVIKLDK from the exons TTTTACAATCAGGAGAACGGAGGAAAACCACCCCTAGTTGGAATTCAGTTGGTGGTCCCAAAGCCCCCGAAGAATTATAGATTTACAAATTGGAACTGGCCCCTCATCAGGAAAACATGCTTCTGGTCTATGATGTCTATCCTAGCTGGATGTGCAGCACTCGTCATTGGTGTCATCATTACGATGCCTAAAaa ATGCGACCCTCCAGTCGAGTGGTGGCAAGGGAGCCTCTTCTACGAGATATTTCCAGCATCGTATCAGGATGACATCGAAATTAACGACGGGATTGGAGATCTCCCTGGAATCAGCAACAGGCTCGACTATTTGCACGATCTTGGTGTTCAGGGTGTAAGATTAAATTCCATTTTCCCAGCTCCACACTATCCAGAGTATTACTTCGATGTTACCAACTTGACGAACCTGAATGAACACCTTGGAAAGATGCAGGATTTCGACCACCTCGTAAAAGAGATTCATGCAAGGAATATGACTCTGATTCTTGATCTGCCTTTGTATCCACTCATCAAGGATTTGAATGAGTCTAAGTCAAATAGAAGTGAGCCAGTTCTAATGCAAAGTAGAAAAGTCCTGCCAGATGTTATTCCTTCAACACCACAAACATCTCTGGAG GTGATGGGAAACTTCCTAACTTCGAAAAAAGTTCTGGCATACACTATTTCTGACGAAGATGATTCAATCTCATCAGTTATCAGATTCTGGATCAGAAAAGGAGTCGATGGATTTTATCTGAAGGGTCTTGAGCACTACGTGAACGAGGaaagttttcctgaaaaattgaGATTTTGGAAATCCATCACCGGATCAAATAGAATCCTCATCTGCAATATCAAGGCTCTGAATGAGGCTAAGAAAGACGAAGCTAAAAATGCTATTCTTCTTAGCGCAGATTTGGTTGATGTCACAGTTCGGGTATCTAATGGAACGGAGGATATAAAAGCACAAATCAACCAGGTTCTTGATAGCGTTctatttgaaaaacttgaatatCCCTGGGTTCAATGGTCAGTTGGAAATATTGATACAAAAAGGGTTGCTTCAACTCTTAGTGTCAGCAATGCTAGTGTTGCTGTTACTCTCATGGCTATGATGCTGCCTGGCACTCCCAGCATTTTTTATGGGGACGag AAAGGGATTCTGGACTGCAACTGTTCTGATCATGCAGATTTGGAACATGTTCACCATTTGTCTCCAATGCACTGGGAGGcgaaggataaattaaaaaatgaattgaataacAGATTTTCCAACCATGCATTTCCTTGGCTTTCAGAAACAAATGTCTCTATTGAAAGTAGTCTTGAAGGtgctattaaaaatatgacttgcCTTCGGAAAGTAACACCTTCCATTTACGTTAAGGcgtcgattaaaaataataagattaaggCAAGCTGTGAAATTCg ATacacaaaagatgaattgatTGTGATCGAGAGAAAGTATCATCGTCGAAATTCGTACGTTTTCGTCGCAAATTTGGGCAACAAGACTCAAACCAAAGATTTATCACATCTTTATTACGGAGGTCACGTCGTCATTGGGCCAAAGCACAAATTGGGCCAGGAAGTTTTTTTCAAAGAACTCAACATCCCACCTGGAGAAGCTTTTGTGATCAAACTTGACAAGTGA
- the LOC117167096 gene encoding neutral and basic amino acid transport protein rBAT-like isoform X5, whose translation MLESTSSSNSSIQNEPVCAQLLTQLNTAYQHLAPDAQALFYNQENGGKPPLVGIQLVVPKPPKNYRFTNWNWPLIRKTCFWSMMSILAGCAALVIGVIITMPKKCDPPVEWWQGSLFYEIFPASYQDDIEINDGIGDLPGISNRLDYLHDLGVQGVRLNSIFPAPHYPEYYFDVTNLTNLNEHLGKMQDFDHLVKEIHARNMTLILDLPLYPLIKDLNESKSNRSEPVLMQSRKVLPDVIPSTPQTSLEVMGNFLTSKKVLAYTISDEDDSISSVIRFWIRKGVDGFYLKGLEHYVNEESFPEKLRFWKSITGSNRILICNIKALNEAKKDEAKNAILLSADLVDVTVRVSNGTEDIKAQINQVLDSVLFEKLEYPWVQWSVGNIDTKRVASTLSVSNASVAVTLMAMMLPGTPSIFYGDEKGILDCNCSDHADLEHVHHLSPMHWEAKDKLKNELNNRFSNHAFPWLSETNVSIESSLEGAIKNMTCLRKVTPSIYVKASIKNNKIKASCEIRYTKDELIVIERKYHRRNSYVFVANLGNKTQTKDLSHLYYGGHVVIGPKHKLGQEVFFKELNIPPGEAFVIKLDK comes from the exons TTTTACAATCAGGAGAACGGAGGAAAACCACCCCTAGTTGGAATTCAGTTGGTGGTCCCAAAGCCCCCGAAGAATTATAGATTTACAAATTGGAACTGGCCCCTCATCAGGAAAACATGCTTCTGGTCTATGATGTCTATCCTAGCTGGATGTGCAGCACTCGTCATTGGTGTCATCATTACGATGCCTAAAaa ATGCGACCCTCCAGTCGAGTGGTGGCAAGGGAGCCTCTTCTACGAGATATTTCCAGCATCGTATCAGGATGACATCGAAATTAACGACGGGATTGGAGATCTCCCTGGAATCAGCAACAGGCTCGACTATTTGCACGATCTTGGTGTTCAGGGTGTAAGATTAAATTCCATTTTCCCAGCTCCACACTATCCAGAGTATTACTTCGATGTTACCAACTTGACGAACCTGAATGAACACCTTGGAAAGATGCAGGATTTCGACCACCTCGTAAAAGAGATTCATGCAAGGAATATGACTCTGATTCTTGATCTGCCTTTGTATCCACTCATCAAGGATTTGAATGAGTCTAAGTCAAATAGAAGTGAGCCAGTTCTAATGCAAAGTAGAAAAGTCCTGCCAGATGTTATTCCTTCAACACCACAAACATCTCTGGAG GTGATGGGAAACTTCCTAACTTCGAAAAAAGTTCTGGCATACACTATTTCTGACGAAGATGATTCAATCTCATCAGTTATCAGATTCTGGATCAGAAAAGGAGTCGATGGATTTTATCTGAAGGGTCTTGAGCACTACGTGAACGAGGaaagttttcctgaaaaattgaGATTTTGGAAATCCATCACCGGATCAAATAGAATCCTCATCTGCAATATCAAGGCTCTGAATGAGGCTAAGAAAGACGAAGCTAAAAATGCTATTCTTCTTAGCGCAGATTTGGTTGATGTCACAGTTCGGGTATCTAATGGAACGGAGGATATAAAAGCACAAATCAACCAGGTTCTTGATAGCGTTctatttgaaaaacttgaatatCCCTGGGTTCAATGGTCAGTTGGAAATATTGATACAAAAAGGGTTGCTTCAACTCTTAGTGTCAGCAATGCTAGTGTTGCTGTTACTCTCATGGCTATGATGCTGCCTGGCACTCCCAGCATTTTTTATGGGGACGag AAAGGGATTCTGGACTGCAACTGTTCTGATCATGCAGATTTGGAACATGTTCACCATTTGTCTCCAATGCACTGGGAGGcgaaggataaattaaaaaatgaattgaataacAGATTTTCCAACCATGCATTTCCTTGGCTTTCAGAAACAAATGTCTCTATTGAAAGTAGTCTTGAAGGtgctattaaaaatatgacttgcCTTCGGAAAGTAACACCTTCCATTTACGTTAAGGcgtcgattaaaaataataagattaaggCAAGCTGTGAAATTCg ATacacaaaagatgaattgatTGTGATCGAGAGAAAGTATCATCGTCGAAATTCGTACGTTTTCGTCGCAAATTTGGGCAACAAGACTCAAACCAAAGATTTATCACATCTTTATTACGGAGGTCACGTCGTCATTGGGCCAAAGCACAAATTGGGCCAGGAAGTTTTTTTCAAAGAACTCAACATCCCACCTGGAGAAGCTTTTGTGATCAAACTTGACAAGTGA
- the LOC117167096 gene encoding neutral and basic amino acid transport protein rBAT-like isoform X7: protein MLRHCQRVSRHNHENGGKPPLVGIQLVVPKPPKNYRFTNWNWPLIRKTCFWSMMSILAGCAALVIGVIITMPKKCDPPVEWWQGSLFYEIFPASYQDDIEINDGIGDLPGISNRLDYLHDLGVQGVRLNSIFPAPHYPEYYFDVTNLTNLNEHLGKMQDFDHLVKEIHARNMTLILDLPLYPLIKDLNESKSNRSEPVLMQSRKVLPDVIPSTPQTSLEVMGNFLTSKKVLAYTISDEDDSISSVIRFWIRKGVDGFYLKGLEHYVNEESFPEKLRFWKSITGSNRILICNIKALNEAKKDEAKNAILLSADLVDVTVRVSNGTEDIKAQINQVLDSVLFEKLEYPWVQWSVGNIDTKRVASTLSVSNASVAVTLMAMMLPGTPSIFYGDEKGILDCNCSDHADLEHVHHLSPMHWEAKDKLKNELNNRFSNHAFPWLSETNVSIESSLEGAIKNMTCLRKVTPSIYVKASIKNNKIKASCEIRYTKDELIVIERKYHRRNSYVFVANLGNKTQTKDLSHLYYGGHVVIGPKHKLGQEVFFKELNIPPGEAFVIKLDK from the exons GAGAACGGAGGAAAACCACCCCTAGTTGGAATTCAGTTGGTGGTCCCAAAGCCCCCGAAGAATTATAGATTTACAAATTGGAACTGGCCCCTCATCAGGAAAACATGCTTCTGGTCTATGATGTCTATCCTAGCTGGATGTGCAGCACTCGTCATTGGTGTCATCATTACGATGCCTAAAaa ATGCGACCCTCCAGTCGAGTGGTGGCAAGGGAGCCTCTTCTACGAGATATTTCCAGCATCGTATCAGGATGACATCGAAATTAACGACGGGATTGGAGATCTCCCTGGAATCAGCAACAGGCTCGACTATTTGCACGATCTTGGTGTTCAGGGTGTAAGATTAAATTCCATTTTCCCAGCTCCACACTATCCAGAGTATTACTTCGATGTTACCAACTTGACGAACCTGAATGAACACCTTGGAAAGATGCAGGATTTCGACCACCTCGTAAAAGAGATTCATGCAAGGAATATGACTCTGATTCTTGATCTGCCTTTGTATCCACTCATCAAGGATTTGAATGAGTCTAAGTCAAATAGAAGTGAGCCAGTTCTAATGCAAAGTAGAAAAGTCCTGCCAGATGTTATTCCTTCAACACCACAAACATCTCTGGAG GTGATGGGAAACTTCCTAACTTCGAAAAAAGTTCTGGCATACACTATTTCTGACGAAGATGATTCAATCTCATCAGTTATCAGATTCTGGATCAGAAAAGGAGTCGATGGATTTTATCTGAAGGGTCTTGAGCACTACGTGAACGAGGaaagttttcctgaaaaattgaGATTTTGGAAATCCATCACCGGATCAAATAGAATCCTCATCTGCAATATCAAGGCTCTGAATGAGGCTAAGAAAGACGAAGCTAAAAATGCTATTCTTCTTAGCGCAGATTTGGTTGATGTCACAGTTCGGGTATCTAATGGAACGGAGGATATAAAAGCACAAATCAACCAGGTTCTTGATAGCGTTctatttgaaaaacttgaatatCCCTGGGTTCAATGGTCAGTTGGAAATATTGATACAAAAAGGGTTGCTTCAACTCTTAGTGTCAGCAATGCTAGTGTTGCTGTTACTCTCATGGCTATGATGCTGCCTGGCACTCCCAGCATTTTTTATGGGGACGag AAAGGGATTCTGGACTGCAACTGTTCTGATCATGCAGATTTGGAACATGTTCACCATTTGTCTCCAATGCACTGGGAGGcgaaggataaattaaaaaatgaattgaataacAGATTTTCCAACCATGCATTTCCTTGGCTTTCAGAAACAAATGTCTCTATTGAAAGTAGTCTTGAAGGtgctattaaaaatatgacttgcCTTCGGAAAGTAACACCTTCCATTTACGTTAAGGcgtcgattaaaaataataagattaaggCAAGCTGTGAAATTCg ATacacaaaagatgaattgatTGTGATCGAGAGAAAGTATCATCGTCGAAATTCGTACGTTTTCGTCGCAAATTTGGGCAACAAGACTCAAACCAAAGATTTATCACATCTTTATTACGGAGGTCACGTCGTCATTGGGCCAAAGCACAAATTGGGCCAGGAAGTTTTTTTCAAAGAACTCAACATCCCACCTGGAGAAGCTTTTGTGATCAAACTTGACAAGTGA
- the LOC117167096 gene encoding neutral and basic amino acid transport protein rBAT-like isoform X4 encodes MEPVKTIEEEPSSRDPMLESTSSSNSSIQNEPVCAQLLTQLNTAYQHLAPDAQALFYNQENGGKPPLVGIQLVVPKPPKNYRFTNWNWPLIRKTCFWSMMSILAGCAALVIGVIITMPKKCDPPVEWWQGSLFYEIFPASYQDDIEINDGIGDLPGISNRLDYLHDLGVQGVRLNSIFPAPHYPEYYFDVTNLTNLNEHLGKMQDFDHLVKEIHARNMTLILDLPLYPLIKDLNESKSNRSEPVLMQSRKVLPDVIPSTPQTSLEVMGNFLTSKKVLAYTISDEDDSISSVIRFWIRKGVDGFYLKGLEHYVNEESFPEKLRFWKSITGSNRILICNIKALNEAKKDEAKNAILLSADLVDVTVRVSNGTEDIKAQINQVLDSVLFEKLEYPWVQWSVGNIDTKRVASTLSVSNASVAVTLMAMMLPGTPSIFYGDEKGILDCNCSDHADLEHVHHLSPMHWEAKDKLKNELNNRFSNHAFPWLSETNVSIESSLEGAIKNMTCLRKVTPSIYVKASIKNNKIKASCEIRYTKDELIVIERKYHRRNSYVFVANLGNKTQTKDLSHLYYGGHVVIGPKHKLGQEVFFKELNIPPGEAFVIKLDK; translated from the exons TTTTACAATCAGGAGAACGGAGGAAAACCACCCCTAGTTGGAATTCAGTTGGTGGTCCCAAAGCCCCCGAAGAATTATAGATTTACAAATTGGAACTGGCCCCTCATCAGGAAAACATGCTTCTGGTCTATGATGTCTATCCTAGCTGGATGTGCAGCACTCGTCATTGGTGTCATCATTACGATGCCTAAAaa ATGCGACCCTCCAGTCGAGTGGTGGCAAGGGAGCCTCTTCTACGAGATATTTCCAGCATCGTATCAGGATGACATCGAAATTAACGACGGGATTGGAGATCTCCCTGGAATCAGCAACAGGCTCGACTATTTGCACGATCTTGGTGTTCAGGGTGTAAGATTAAATTCCATTTTCCCAGCTCCACACTATCCAGAGTATTACTTCGATGTTACCAACTTGACGAACCTGAATGAACACCTTGGAAAGATGCAGGATTTCGACCACCTCGTAAAAGAGATTCATGCAAGGAATATGACTCTGATTCTTGATCTGCCTTTGTATCCACTCATCAAGGATTTGAATGAGTCTAAGTCAAATAGAAGTGAGCCAGTTCTAATGCAAAGTAGAAAAGTCCTGCCAGATGTTATTCCTTCAACACCACAAACATCTCTGGAG GTGATGGGAAACTTCCTAACTTCGAAAAAAGTTCTGGCATACACTATTTCTGACGAAGATGATTCAATCTCATCAGTTATCAGATTCTGGATCAGAAAAGGAGTCGATGGATTTTATCTGAAGGGTCTTGAGCACTACGTGAACGAGGaaagttttcctgaaaaattgaGATTTTGGAAATCCATCACCGGATCAAATAGAATCCTCATCTGCAATATCAAGGCTCTGAATGAGGCTAAGAAAGACGAAGCTAAAAATGCTATTCTTCTTAGCGCAGATTTGGTTGATGTCACAGTTCGGGTATCTAATGGAACGGAGGATATAAAAGCACAAATCAACCAGGTTCTTGATAGCGTTctatttgaaaaacttgaatatCCCTGGGTTCAATGGTCAGTTGGAAATATTGATACAAAAAGGGTTGCTTCAACTCTTAGTGTCAGCAATGCTAGTGTTGCTGTTACTCTCATGGCTATGATGCTGCCTGGCACTCCCAGCATTTTTTATGGGGACGag AAAGGGATTCTGGACTGCAACTGTTCTGATCATGCAGATTTGGAACATGTTCACCATTTGTCTCCAATGCACTGGGAGGcgaaggataaattaaaaaatgaattgaataacAGATTTTCCAACCATGCATTTCCTTGGCTTTCAGAAACAAATGTCTCTATTGAAAGTAGTCTTGAAGGtgctattaaaaatatgacttgcCTTCGGAAAGTAACACCTTCCATTTACGTTAAGGcgtcgattaaaaataataagattaaggCAAGCTGTGAAATTCg ATacacaaaagatgaattgatTGTGATCGAGAGAAAGTATCATCGTCGAAATTCGTACGTTTTCGTCGCAAATTTGGGCAACAAGACTCAAACCAAAGATTTATCACATCTTTATTACGGAGGTCACGTCGTCATTGGGCCAAAGCACAAATTGGGCCAGGAAGTTTTTTTCAAAGAACTCAACATCCCACCTGGAGAAGCTTTTGTGATCAAACTTGACAAGTGA